The following is a genomic window from candidate division KSB1 bacterium.
TCAACGTCACCGCTGAAAATCTGGCCGAGTATCCGCAGGTGATCTGTTTTATCAATCCCAAGCACGAGTTTTACCACAAAAAGATCGAATGGCTGGACCAACAGTTTAAAAACGGTTTGCGCATCAAATTGCTGTTCATCGAGGAGGAAAAGAAACCGGTCGGATTTATCGAATACGTCCCCGGCGAATATTGCTGGCGCTCGGTTCAGGCAAACGGCTATATGTTCATCCATTGTCTGTGGACCAACGGCAAAAAGTATCAGCATCAGGGTCTGGGCGCTGAACTGATCGCCGAAGTGGAGCGGGATGCCAAAGATATGCACGGTGTTGCTGTATTAACCAGTGACAAAGCCTTTATGGCCAACCGGGAGATATTTGTCAAGCGCGGTTATGAACTGCTTGAAGAATCCGGAAAGGAACAGCTGCTGGTCAAGACATTCGACAAGGGACCGCTGCCGCACATCAACGACTGGGAGTCGGTGTTGAACTCTTATCAGGGATTGAATATCATTTATTCGAAACAATGTCCCTGGGTTGCGCGGTTTATGGAAGAAGTCAAGCCGGTTCTGGCCAATGAACATCTGGAGCCCCATATTATTGAAATCAAAACAGCAAAGCAAGCCCAAAAAGCGCCTTCGCTGTATGCGACATTCAATCTTGTCTATAACGGCAAATTACTGGCGGATCGTTATATTTCGGTAACGCGGTTCAAGAATATTTTAAAAAAAGAAATAAAAGCGAGCTAACCGCCCGTTGGTGTTCAGGTCTTGCCGGACGGCTTTTTTTGCATCATGTAAATACGGCTTTGCAAAGAACAAAGAGTACGTACTGCAGTACGTACTGTTGGAGTGTATATAAATAATAAAAAATCAAAAAATTATGACACTCTTTTACATATTATTATCAGCAACCACAAAGACCATGTCGGTCAATTATAATTTATCCGAAATGCGGATTTGAAAATTACAATAATGCAGGCCAGTGTGTAAATTGTTGCAAGTTTCAATTCGGACATGCGTACAATGATCTGACATATATGACATTTATCCCGACGCGTACCCGCTCAAAAGCCGCGAGGCTTTGGTTTGTTTTTATTGTCCTCCTCATATTCATTCTGGTGGTTCTGGTACGGATTAAATCTGCCTGATTTGCAATCAGATGGGTCGAATGATGAGGAGTCCATCGATTTCCATTATTTAAAAGGAGTTGAAATTGAAATTACATATTTTTCTATTCATGATTTGTTTGGGATTGGTTGCTATGACCTTTGCGAGTGAAAAGGATATAGCTATAACAAGGGCCATGACTTTTAACGTCCGGCTGAATGTGGCATCCGACGGTATCAATGCCTGGCCGAACCGAAAGGATCTGGTGGCGGGGATGATCCGCTTTCATCGTGCTGATATCGTCGGCACCCAGGAAGCGCTGATCGGACAGGTGCATGATTTGGCAGATCGTTTGCCGGACTATGCCTGGTTTGGAGTGGGCCGCGATGACGGCGATAAAGCAGGCGAGTTTTGCGCGGTATTTTACCGGAAAGAACGCTTCGAACTGCTCGATCACTCGACCTTCTGGTTGTCCGAGCATCCGGACACACCGGGCAAAGGCTGGGATTCCGATTACAATCGCATCGTGACCTGGGGACAATTCAGAGATAAACAGTCCGGGCAAGTATTTTTCTTTTTCAATACCCATTTTGATCATATTGCGGAAACGGCGCGCCGGGAAAGCGCCACATTGCTGCTGCGGAAAATCAAAATCCTGAGCCATGATTTACCCGTGATCGTGGCGGGTGATTTCAATGCCGATCCGGATTCCAAACCCTATGAAATCCTGACCGGCAATCCGGCTCAAATGTCGGGGCAAAAATTAAGCGATACCAAGGCGCTGGCGGTTTATCCACATCACGGCCCGACCCGCACATTTACCGCATTCCGGTTTTCAGCGTTACAAGAAACAGCCCCGCCCATCGATCATATCTTCATCACCGGCGGTACGGTTATCAATCACGGGACGCTTTCGGATACCTTTAACGGTCGTTTGCCCTCCGACCACATGCCGGTGCTGGCGGAGATTGTGTTTTAAAGCATCGTCTCATCGTATCGTTGCCGACTGTGCGACGAGGGGGGCGGCACAATAAAACAAAAGACATTCAATTTTTTACCTGTGATGCTATTCTTTGTTAATCATTAAATGCTTTGTTCGTCTTGTTCGTTGCTGATTTTCTTTGAACAGCGAACACGACAAACGGCGCGAACTGCAACGGCGAATCCGGTAAAAGATATTGAAATCATATCAAAATACCGAATGATTGCTATTTCATGATTATTGGATCCTGCACGCCAGCATCGTGGATGCTGAACTCGAAAAATTATTTGAATATTGTCCCATATTTTTATTATATTGATATTGTCTTTTTTGTGTCAAGAAAACAGAACGTTTCGCATCCTGTTCAGACGATAGCATAAACCGAGGGATATGATATGAAACAGCTGAATTTACGACGCATTGCCGGATTGTTAGCCGTTATGTTTTTGCTCATCGCCTTGCTGCTGTGGGCTTTTACGGATATACCTCTTGCCCCCCCTTTTGTTGTCGGTTTTTTCGTCTGTCTTGCCTTGTATTTCCATCAGCATCATTTTTTGAAAAAATTCGCATTCACCGCCTGGGTGTTTGTGTTCGTGTCCGCGTCGTTGCTGTATCCGGCGGCGTTCGGCTCCTGGTTCGGATTTGATCTCGGCATTCTCATTGTACCGCTCATCCAGATCATTATGTTCGGTATGGGCACAACATTAAGCGTCAAAGATTTTACCCGGGTGTTCACCATGCCATGGCCCATACTGCTGGGTATTGTGCTGCAGTTTTCCATCATGCCTCTGGCCGGCCTCAGCATTGCGACCCTGTTCGGTTTTGAACCCGAGGTCGCGGCCGGCGTGATCCTCATCGGCTCCTGTCCCGGTGGTGTGGCGTCCAATTTAATGACTTTTCTCGCCGGCGGCAATGTAGCATTGTCCGTCACCATGACCTCTTGTTCCACGCTCCTGTCCCCGGTGGCCACGCCGTTTCTCATGGAAACCCTGGCAGGACGCCTGGTGCCCATCGATTTTGTCGCCATGATGCTTTCGATTTTAA
Proteins encoded in this region:
- a CDS encoding endonuclease/exonuclease/phosphatase family protein; the encoded protein is MKLHIFLFMICLGLVAMTFASEKDIAITRAMTFNVRLNVASDGINAWPNRKDLVAGMIRFHRADIVGTQEALIGQVHDLADRLPDYAWFGVGRDDGDKAGEFCAVFYRKERFELLDHSTFWLSEHPDTPGKGWDSDYNRIVTWGQFRDKQSGQVFFFFNTHFDHIAETARRESATLLLRKIKILSHDLPVIVAGDFNADPDSKPYEILTGNPAQMSGQKLSDTKALAVYPHHGPTRTFTAFRFSALQETAPPIDHIFITGGTVINHGTLSDTFNGRLPSDHMPVLAEIVF
- a CDS encoding GNAT family N-acetyltransferase, encoding MKTRIVNVTAENLAEYPQVICFINPKHEFYHKKIEWLDQQFKNGLRIKLLFIEEEKKPVGFIEYVPGEYCWRSVQANGYMFIHCLWTNGKKYQHQGLGAELIAEVERDAKDMHGVAVLTSDKAFMANREIFVKRGYELLEESGKEQLLVKTFDKGPLPHINDWESVLNSYQGLNIIYSKQCPWVARFMEEVKPVLANEHLEPHIIEIKTAKQAQKAPSLYATFNLVYNGKLLADRYISVTRFKNILKKEIKAS